The Citrifermentans bemidjiense Bem genome window below encodes:
- a CDS encoding 4Fe-4S dicluster domain-containing protein, whose product MPKTTLKHAHLSPFLEILRLFGELHGPVLSDQGVLSFAPLTSASDLQLDYSRTQIPPKKYLLPFREEILHYQKGAYRQAVPYGSETVLFGVHPCDLDAIAYLDRVFLADTPDSCYATRRANLTLVGLSCRPDDFCFCSGPRESAACDLFLQAGGDGFSLTTHSAKGEAITAAAADLLVETEKELEPPPCGSCNVLPQDPQLRFSDHPLWEKFAETCVSCGACSVCCPTCYCFDLREYPSLSGGGERVREWDNCLFVTHGEVAGGNFRATRLERLRYRFLHKYCGFTPLTGITSCVGCGRCKEFCPVGIDLRELFQDLSLDCGRTP is encoded by the coding sequence TTGCCAAAAACAACGTTAAAACACGCACATTTATCTCCTTTCCTGGAAATCCTTCGCCTCTTCGGCGAACTGCATGGGCCGGTACTCTCGGACCAGGGGGTTCTCTCCTTCGCACCGCTTACCTCAGCCTCCGACCTGCAGCTTGACTACTCAAGAACGCAGATCCCCCCCAAGAAATACCTGCTCCCCTTCCGGGAGGAAATCCTGCATTACCAAAAGGGAGCCTACCGGCAAGCTGTCCCTTACGGCTCCGAGACCGTCCTCTTCGGCGTTCACCCCTGCGACCTCGACGCCATAGCCTACTTGGACCGTGTCTTCCTCGCCGACACCCCGGACTCCTGCTACGCGACCCGGCGCGCGAACCTCACCCTGGTCGGGCTCTCCTGCCGGCCGGACGATTTCTGCTTCTGCTCGGGACCAAGGGAGAGCGCCGCCTGCGATCTCTTCCTGCAGGCCGGCGGCGACGGTTTTAGCCTCACGACCCACAGCGCCAAGGGGGAAGCGATAACCGCCGCGGCAGCGGATCTCTTGGTCGAAACGGAAAAAGAGCTAGAGCCTCCCCCCTGCGGGTCGTGCAATGTGCTTCCCCAGGACCCGCAGCTGCGCTTCTCCGACCATCCGCTTTGGGAGAAGTTCGCCGAGACCTGCGTTTCCTGCGGCGCCTGTTCGGTCTGCTGTCCCACCTGCTACTGCTTCGACTTGAGGGAATATCCTTCGCTTTCCGGCGGCGGAGAGAGGGTGCGCGAGTGGGACAACTGCCTTTTCGTTACCCACGGCGAGGTGGCGGGGGGAAACTTCCGGGCCACCAGGCTGGAGCGGCTTCGTTACCGCTTCCTGCACAAGTACTGCGGTTTCACCCCCTTAACCGGGATAACCTCATGCGTTGGTTGCGGCCGCTGCAAGGAATTCTGCCCGGTCGGCATCGACCTGCGCGAGCTGTTCCAGGATCTTTCCCTCGATTGCGGGAGGACGCCATGA
- a CDS encoding tyrosine-protein phosphatase, translating into MKEMIDYHCHLLPALDDGATDLDESLKMARILSDFGFSTVYCTPHLISGSYENDPPRVARTTQILQCLLHEAGIPLKLVAGCEHYLDESLPERLTGAFTIGAEKRVLVEVPFRSGPELLRPMVDAFTRLGLAPLLAHPERCRAFEPAVAEHGLRGALSVMLGRQAAEDFEQGEVAALRRSGCLFQGNLGSFAGFYGSDIRERALLFLRHGVYACIGSDAHSSANLQRMLDAGFKAIASEVGTDAALGLFKAVL; encoded by the coding sequence ATGAAAGAGATGATCGACTACCATTGCCACCTGCTTCCCGCCTTGGACGACGGTGCCACCGACCTCGACGAATCCCTGAAGATGGCCCGCATCCTCTCCGATTTCGGCTTTTCCACCGTTTACTGCACACCTCATCTGATCAGTGGTTCCTACGAAAACGACCCGCCGCGGGTGGCACGCACCACGCAGATTCTGCAATGCCTGCTGCACGAGGCTGGTATTCCGCTGAAGCTGGTGGCTGGATGCGAGCATTACCTGGACGAGTCCCTCCCCGAGCGGTTGACCGGCGCCTTCACCATCGGAGCCGAGAAGCGGGTCCTTGTCGAGGTCCCGTTCCGGTCAGGCCCGGAACTGTTGCGCCCGATGGTGGACGCTTTTACCCGCCTGGGCCTGGCGCCGCTCTTAGCGCATCCTGAAAGGTGCCGCGCCTTTGAGCCTGCAGTTGCGGAGCACGGTTTGCGTGGAGCTCTTTCCGTCATGCTGGGACGTCAAGCTGCAGAGGATTTCGAACAAGGTGAAGTCGCCGCTTTGCGGCGCAGCGGCTGCCTCTTCCAGGGGAACCTGGGGAGCTTTGCAGGGTTTTACGGCAGCGACATCCGCGAACGTGCGCTACTGTTTCTGAGGCACGGCGTCTATGCCTGCATCGGAAGCGATGCCCACAGCAGCGCAAACCTTCAGCGCATGCTCGACGCGGGTTTCAAAGCTATCGCCTCGGAAGTCGGAACAGACGCCGCGCTAGGTCTTTTCAAAGCGGTCCTTTAA
- the mnmA gene encoding tRNA 2-thiouridine(34) synthase MnmA: protein MSDKAGKKQILVAMSGGVDSSVTAALLKEQGHDVMGVSLQLYERPESTPSGGKTCCSLTDVMDAARVAKRLGIPFEVIDLRERFKELVIDNFTAEYAAGRTPNPCARCNERIKFGLLLDMAASFGADLLATGHYARIEQDAEEIYQLLKGLDPGKDQSYFLFGMNQEQLSRIVFPVGNLEKRVVREHAARFNLPVAQKQESQEICFIPDNDYVRFLEEAGVRPEAGDIVDKSGNKLGSHVGIHKYTIGQRRGLGIAWKEPLYVTAIDGATSRVVVGPEEDLKIGGLVAGELTWTDKPISGGFNGSCSIRYRMQPVPCSARLIEDGRMQVEFETPQRAVTPGQAVVLYQGDKVVGGGWIK from the coding sequence ATGAGCGATAAAGCAGGGAAAAAACAGATATTGGTGGCAATGAGCGGGGGCGTCGATTCATCGGTCACGGCCGCGCTCTTGAAGGAACAGGGACACGACGTCATGGGGGTCTCGCTGCAGCTTTACGAGCGCCCGGAATCAACCCCCAGCGGCGGGAAAACCTGCTGCTCGCTCACCGACGTGATGGACGCGGCCAGGGTCGCCAAGCGACTGGGCATCCCCTTCGAGGTCATCGACCTGAGGGAGCGTTTCAAGGAGCTCGTAATCGACAACTTCACCGCCGAGTATGCCGCCGGCAGGACCCCCAACCCCTGCGCCCGCTGCAACGAAAGGATCAAGTTCGGCCTGCTGCTGGATATGGCCGCCTCCTTTGGCGCGGATCTCCTCGCCACCGGGCACTACGCGCGGATAGAGCAGGATGCCGAAGAGATCTACCAGTTGCTTAAAGGGCTCGACCCCGGCAAGGACCAGAGCTACTTCCTTTTCGGGATGAACCAGGAGCAGCTCTCCCGCATCGTTTTCCCGGTGGGGAACCTGGAGAAGCGCGTGGTGCGCGAGCACGCAGCCCGATTCAACCTGCCGGTGGCCCAAAAGCAGGAAAGCCAGGAGATCTGCTTCATACCCGACAACGACTACGTCAGGTTCCTGGAAGAGGCGGGAGTGCGGCCCGAGGCGGGCGACATCGTGGACAAAAGCGGCAACAAGCTCGGGAGCCACGTCGGCATCCACAAGTACACCATCGGGCAGCGGCGCGGTCTGGGGATCGCCTGGAAAGAGCCGCTCTACGTCACGGCGATAGACGGCGCTACCTCGCGCGTCGTCGTGGGCCCGGAGGAAGATCTGAAGATAGGCGGACTGGTCGCCGGGGAACTCACCTGGACCGACAAACCCATCAGTGGCGGCTTTAACGGCAGCTGCAGCATCCGTTACCGGATGCAGCCGGTCCCCTGCTCCGCGCGGCTTATCGAGGACGGGCGCATGCAGGTGGAGTTCGAAACCCCGCAGCGCGCAGTGACCCCGGGGCAGGCAGTCGTCCTTTACCAGGGGGATAAAGTCGTAGGCGGCGGCTGGATAAAATAG
- a CDS encoding NADH-quinone oxidoreductase subunit B family protein, which produces MNRPRLAIAGLTACSGCQLTLLNCEDELAQVAARFDLVSFPMAESVEGGAPFDAAIVEGAVSTPGDLANLFRLRNSSRLLVALGTCAIFGGVAAMNNGVSTREELVAAVYGDGEKTVESFAPAPLTNFVSVDFSITGCPPEKQEVMALLCALLNGTLPPLATYPVCTECRSRENLCLLLERKELCLGPIIQGGCNARCPATGIVCEGCRGPVREANVAQELELLLERGFGRKEIERRMSRFKPEWDYGQRR; this is translated from the coding sequence ATGAACCGCCCAAGGCTCGCCATAGCAGGGCTCACCGCCTGCTCGGGGTGTCAGCTGACGCTGCTCAACTGCGAGGACGAATTGGCCCAAGTGGCCGCCCGCTTCGATCTGGTCTCCTTTCCCATGGCGGAGAGCGTCGAGGGGGGAGCGCCCTTCGACGCGGCGATAGTGGAGGGTGCGGTATCTACCCCGGGCGACCTGGCCAACCTGTTCCGGCTGAGGAATTCCAGCAGGCTTTTGGTGGCCCTTGGCACCTGCGCCATCTTCGGCGGGGTGGCGGCCATGAACAACGGGGTCTCGACGAGAGAAGAACTGGTCGCAGCCGTCTACGGAGATGGGGAGAAGACAGTGGAGAGCTTCGCCCCCGCCCCGCTTACCAACTTCGTAAGCGTCGACTTCTCAATCACCGGCTGCCCCCCGGAAAAGCAAGAGGTCATGGCCCTACTCTGCGCCCTTCTTAATGGAACGCTCCCCCCGTTGGCGACCTACCCGGTCTGCACCGAGTGCCGCAGCAGGGAAAACCTCTGCCTGCTCTTGGAGCGAAAGGAGCTTTGCCTCGGCCCGATCATCCAGGGGGGATGCAACGCAAGATGCCCGGCGACGGGGATAGTCTGCGAAGGTTGCCGGGGACCGGTGCGCGAGGCGAACGTGGCGCAGGAGTTGGAGCTGTTGTTGGAGCGCGGGTTTGGCAGGAAGGAAATCGAGCGCAGGATGAGCCGATTCAAGCCGGAGTGGGACTATGGGCAGCGTCGTTGA
- a CDS encoding Ni/Fe hydrogenase subunit alpha produces the protein MGSVVELNLTRVEGHGSVKVYREGSRVERVELCLTDSPRLFEALLVGKSYLEVPEIVCRICSLCSTVHKVTALLAVENAFGVEVSGATALTRELIMQGGMIQDHALHLYCLLLPDLLGVPGVTGLAQKAPELLKAGLSIKRVGNMIQETVGGRLIHSVNIRLGGLGQRVGKKELLRLRHELESVLPACRDAYRLFRTPFPFPELPSPNALAVDPCGAGRSAAIRCRMGGGESFAVSGYREAIKESVLPHSNAKYSKVMGKEATVGALARLSLGVRLRAQAQGVFDEVKHEILGRDIRGNSLAQAIELCDAAERAIELIDRLVEEGQGPPDDVGPVLRAGRGSAACEAPRGLLIHSYGFDSNGICTEADVVTPTALNQGAMARDLLALARGMEGEETKKMTTALERLIRCYDPCISCAVHVLKL, from the coding sequence ATGGGCAGCGTCGTTGAGTTGAACCTGACCCGGGTGGAGGGTCACGGCAGCGTCAAGGTCTACCGCGAGGGGTCGCGCGTGGAGCGGGTGGAGCTATGTCTCACCGATTCTCCGCGGCTCTTCGAGGCGCTTCTGGTCGGCAAGAGCTATCTGGAAGTGCCGGAGATCGTCTGCCGCATCTGCTCCCTCTGCTCGACGGTGCACAAGGTGACCGCGCTCCTGGCGGTGGAGAATGCCTTCGGGGTGGAGGTCTCGGGGGCGACGGCCCTGACCCGCGAGCTCATCATGCAGGGGGGAATGATCCAGGACCACGCGCTGCATCTGTACTGCCTGCTCCTTCCCGACCTTCTCGGCGTGCCGGGAGTGACCGGGCTGGCCCAGAAGGCGCCCGAACTGCTGAAGGCGGGACTTAGCATCAAGAGGGTCGGCAACATGATCCAGGAGACGGTCGGCGGTCGCCTCATCCACTCGGTCAACATCCGGCTGGGAGGGCTGGGGCAGAGGGTGGGCAAAAAGGAACTGCTGCGCCTGCGCCATGAGCTTGAGTCGGTCCTTCCCGCCTGCCGCGACGCCTACCGGCTCTTCCGCACTCCCTTCCCTTTCCCGGAACTCCCGTCCCCAAACGCATTGGCGGTGGACCCATGCGGCGCCGGCCGTTCCGCCGCCATCCGGTGCCGCATGGGCGGAGGGGAATCCTTCGCCGTCTCCGGGTACCGCGAGGCGATCAAAGAAAGCGTCCTTCCACACTCCAACGCCAAATATTCAAAGGTGATGGGGAAAGAAGCTACGGTGGGCGCGCTCGCCAGGCTCTCCCTCGGCGTCCGGCTCAGAGCGCAGGCTCAGGGCGTGTTCGACGAGGTAAAGCACGAGATCCTCGGCAGGGACATACGGGGCAACAGCCTGGCCCAGGCAATCGAGCTTTGCGACGCAGCCGAGCGCGCGATAGAGCTCATCGACCGCCTCGTCGAGGAAGGCCAGGGTCCCCCCGACGACGTCGGACCGGTCCTGCGCGCGGGGAGAGGGAGTGCCGCCTGCGAGGCGCCACGCGGCCTGCTGATCCACAGCTACGGCTTCGACTCGAACGGCATCTGCACCGAGGCCGACGTCGTCACCCCCACCGCCTTGAACCAGGGGGCCATGGCGCGCGACCTGCTGGCGCTGGCGCGGGGAATGGAGGGGGAAGAGACGAAAAAGATGACCACGGCGCTGGAGCGCCTGATCAGGTGCTACGACCCCTGCATCTCGTGTGCGGTGCACGTGCTGAAGCTCTGA
- the modC gene encoding molybdenum ABC transporter ATP-binding protein: MELRIKAGKGFGGAFNLETDLVVSGDRVGVFGASGSGKSTLASLVAGLAAPDHGEIYLDGDCLYSSHQGINLPPQRRRVAVVFQDACLFPHLSVEANLRYGQKRSPKGGRKVDFSALVSVLKLEGLLERGVNKLSGGEKQRVALGRAILANPRLLLMDEPLSALDDTLKMQVMHYLKRASEKFGIPYLFISHSMLEIRLMTDQVLAMAGGRVTGHTTPEELARERMGQSQVGYINLLQVEKLRRLGGLYVYRWGMEELFVSAGDDREMGLFELSSRDIILFTRHPEAVSARNLLKCTVVDTFPSGNKVGVELRCGHETLIAEVVVQAADDLAIQARTEVYAVIKASSFRRLG, encoded by the coding sequence ATGGAACTGCGCATAAAAGCCGGCAAGGGGTTCGGAGGGGCTTTCAACCTGGAGACGGACCTAGTGGTATCCGGGGACAGGGTGGGTGTGTTCGGCGCGTCAGGGAGCGGCAAGTCGACCTTGGCCAGCCTCGTCGCCGGCCTGGCTGCGCCGGACCACGGTGAGATCTACCTGGACGGAGACTGCCTGTACAGTAGCCACCAGGGGATCAACCTGCCGCCGCAGCGGCGCCGGGTAGCTGTCGTCTTCCAGGACGCCTGCCTCTTTCCCCACCTGAGCGTCGAGGCAAACCTTCGCTACGGGCAGAAGCGCTCCCCGAAGGGGGGGCGCAAGGTCGACTTCTCCGCCCTGGTCTCGGTCCTGAAGCTGGAGGGTCTCTTGGAAAGGGGGGTGAACAAGCTCTCCGGAGGGGAGAAGCAGAGGGTGGCGTTGGGACGGGCGATACTGGCCAACCCGCGCCTGTTGCTAATGGATGAACCGCTCTCCGCGCTGGACGATACGCTCAAGATGCAGGTCATGCATTACTTGAAGCGTGCCAGCGAAAAGTTCGGTATCCCCTATCTTTTTATCTCGCACTCCATGCTGGAAATCCGGCTCATGACGGACCAGGTCCTGGCCATGGCTGGGGGGAGGGTGACGGGGCATACCACGCCGGAGGAATTGGCCCGCGAGCGGATGGGGCAGAGCCAGGTCGGCTACATCAACCTGTTGCAGGTCGAGAAGTTGCGCCGACTGGGGGGGCTGTACGTCTACCGCTGGGGTATGGAGGAGCTGTTCGTTTCGGCTGGGGACGACCGGGAGATGGGGCTCTTCGAGCTGTCGTCCAGGGACATCATCCTCTTTACCAGGCACCCGGAGGCGGTCAGCGCCCGAAACCTCCTCAAGTGCACCGTGGTGGACACCTTCCCCTCCGGGAACAAGGTCGGGGTGGAGCTTAGATGCGGCCACGAGACCCTGATCGCGGAGGTGGTGGTGCAGGCGGCGGACGACCTCGCCATCCAGGCGCGGACCGAGGTGTACGCGGTGATCAAGGCCTCATCCTTCAGGCGGCTTGGGTAA
- a CDS encoding 4Fe-4S dicluster domain-containing protein has product MADQKIDLKNLKAGGFIKERGKDMFTVRLRVPGGRMSVDRLAKIAAVAQKYGKGFVHLSVRQSIELININFADFDAVVAELGEEQQKVASCGARVRVPTACGGCEYNPNGLVDTQKSALEVDEKLFGTVTGHHKFKVGFAGCPFDCPKSATNDVGLQGAVWPALDASGCISCGLCAKSCTEGALTMGADNKPVFDTAKCIYCGDCIKVCPTDAWKAEKKGYTARIGGKWGRRPLVGTVYATFLPEDRVVDFIGSVLAWYQEKAEGAGRIRIGDIILREGNQSLLDHLRKGFPEVVVAGTIDPQVINTQLPLGKP; this is encoded by the coding sequence GTGGCAGACCAGAAAATAGACCTGAAAAACCTGAAGGCCGGCGGCTTCATCAAGGAGCGCGGCAAGGACATGTTCACCGTCCGGCTGCGCGTCCCCGGCGGCAGGATGTCGGTGGACCGCCTGGCGAAGATCGCCGCGGTGGCACAGAAATACGGCAAGGGGTTCGTCCACTTGTCCGTGCGCCAGTCCATCGAACTGATCAACATCAACTTCGCCGATTTCGACGCGGTAGTGGCCGAACTGGGCGAAGAACAGCAGAAGGTCGCCTCCTGCGGCGCGCGCGTCCGGGTCCCCACGGCATGCGGCGGCTGCGAGTATAACCCCAACGGCCTGGTCGATACCCAGAAGTCGGCGCTCGAGGTCGACGAGAAGCTCTTCGGCACCGTCACCGGCCACCATAAGTTCAAGGTCGGCTTCGCCGGCTGCCCCTTCGACTGTCCCAAGTCCGCAACCAACGACGTCGGCCTCCAGGGCGCCGTGTGGCCCGCGCTCGACGCCTCCGGCTGCATCAGCTGCGGCCTCTGCGCCAAGTCCTGCACCGAGGGGGCGCTCACCATGGGCGCCGACAACAAGCCCGTCTTCGACACCGCCAAATGCATCTACTGCGGCGATTGCATCAAGGTCTGCCCGACCGACGCCTGGAAGGCGGAGAAGAAAGGTTACACCGCACGCATCGGCGGCAAGTGGGGACGGCGCCCGCTGGTGGGAACCGTGTACGCCACCTTCCTCCCGGAAGATCGGGTGGTCGACTTCATCGGGTCTGTCCTTGCCTGGTACCAGGAGAAGGCCGAAGGCGCGGGCAGGATCCGGATCGGCGACATCATCCTGCGCGAGGGAAACCAGTCGCTTCTCGACCACCTGCGCAAAGGATTCCCTGAGGTCGTCGTGGCCGGCACCATCGACCCGCAGGTCATCAACACCCAGCTACCGCTGGGCAAGCCATAG
- a CDS encoding M67 family metallopeptidase: MVEIPKEILAAVISHAQNGFPLEVCGILGGNGQVVASHHPMTNTDASNDHFMMDPKEQFAVVKALRASGEEMLVIYHSHPESPARPSQEDIRLALTPNVHHLIVSLEARDKPVAKAFRIEGGAVEPVEIVVAG; the protein is encoded by the coding sequence ATGGTCGAGATACCGAAAGAGATACTGGCCGCGGTGATAAGCCACGCCCAGAACGGGTTTCCGCTGGAGGTCTGCGGCATACTGGGCGGCAACGGACAGGTAGTGGCGAGCCACCATCCGATGACCAACACCGACGCCAGCAACGACCATTTCATGATGGATCCGAAGGAGCAGTTCGCCGTGGTCAAGGCGCTGCGAGCGAGCGGTGAGGAGATGCTGGTGATCTACCACTCGCACCCCGAGTCCCCCGCCCGCCCCTCGCAGGAAGACATCCGGCTGGCGCTGACCCCCAACGTCCACCACCTGATCGTGTCGCTTGAGGCACGGGACAAGCCGGTCGCCAAGGCGTTCCGCATCGAAGGCGGCGCGGTCGAACCGGTGGAGATTGTGGTAGCGGGATAA
- the modB gene encoding molybdate ABC transporter permease subunit: MPLLTSADHDAIALSIRVALAATLLSIPFGFAYAYLMTFCRFRGKVLLEVLVNLPLTLPPVVMGYLLLLALGKNGWLSFLLEPLGVRLIFTWKAAVLASAVVGFPLLVRSIRIAMEGIDSRLLQASRTLGATRLDSLFSVVLPLSKAGVVAGSSLMFARSLGEFGATVIVAGNIPGATQTIPLAIYDYAGSPGAEGAALSLCVVAIAISVLVLLFHEALARKLAGRD, from the coding sequence ATGCCACTTCTGACCAGCGCCGATCATGATGCCATAGCCCTCTCCATCAGGGTTGCCCTGGCGGCCACGCTGCTGAGCATCCCCTTTGGCTTCGCCTACGCCTATCTCATGACCTTTTGCCGGTTCCGCGGCAAGGTGCTGCTCGAAGTCTTGGTCAACCTCCCTCTGACGCTTCCTCCCGTTGTGATGGGGTACCTGCTGCTGCTCGCACTCGGGAAAAACGGGTGGCTCTCCTTTTTGCTCGAACCGCTTGGTGTGCGGTTGATCTTCACCTGGAAAGCGGCTGTGCTGGCCTCGGCCGTGGTGGGATTTCCCCTACTGGTACGCTCGATCAGGATCGCCATGGAAGGGATCGACAGCCGGCTCCTCCAGGCCTCCCGTACCCTGGGGGCGACCAGGCTGGACTCGCTCTTCTCGGTGGTGCTGCCGCTTTCCAAGGCGGGGGTGGTGGCCGGTTCCTCGCTGATGTTCGCTCGCAGCCTGGGCGAGTTCGGCGCCACCGTGATCGTGGCCGGCAACATCCCCGGCGCCACCCAGACCATCCCGCTGGCCATCTACGACTACGCCGGCTCCCCGGGTGCAGAGGGCGCCGCACTCTCGCTCTGCGTGGTGGCCATTGCCATATCCGTTCTGGTGCTGCTGTTCCACGAGGCGTTGGCCCGGAAGCTGGCTGGGAGGGACTGA
- the thiS gene encoding sulfur carrier protein ThiS has translation MNLTVNGKPASIAEENPVPVSRLLELLQVEQREYVTVELNGDILDRGDFDGATVKNGDNVEFLYFMGGGR, from the coding sequence ATGAATCTTACAGTCAACGGCAAACCAGCCAGCATCGCAGAGGAGAACCCGGTCCCGGTAAGCCGACTGCTCGAACTTCTGCAGGTGGAGCAACGCGAATACGTCACCGTCGAACTGAACGGCGACATCCTCGACCGCGGCGATTTCGACGGCGCAACGGTGAAGAACGGCGACAACGTGGAATTTCTCTATTTCATGGGTGGAGGTAGATAG
- a CDS encoding FAD/NAD(P)-binding protein, producing MTLLANHPDTPFAAKLLQRRQLSEDTALFTLAPEAAALPSLSRFIPGQFVQLSVPGAGEIPISPADLAHEDGTVDLCVRRVGHVTDALHQALEGSTLGLRGPFGAGFPLAEMEGHPVLLLAGGLGIAPLRSLLLHLLRNGERFGEITLMYGAKKPQLMLFREELAELAARGGLRLYLTVDFAPEEPWGGFSCAVGLLPDLLKGFSFDAANSYAAICGPPALYRCLGADLERAGVAPQRILLSLERRMRCGIGRCCHCALGQKLCCVDGPVFRLSELKEIPEAL from the coding sequence ATGACCCTCCTGGCAAACCATCCGGACACCCCCTTCGCGGCCAAGCTTTTGCAGCGGCGCCAGCTCTCTGAGGACACTGCGCTCTTCACCCTGGCGCCCGAAGCCGCAGCGCTTCCCTCCCTTTCCAGATTCATCCCCGGGCAGTTCGTCCAGCTCTCGGTTCCCGGCGCGGGCGAAATTCCCATCTCGCCCGCCGATCTCGCCCACGAAGACGGCACCGTGGATCTCTGCGTGCGCCGGGTGGGGCACGTGACCGATGCGCTGCACCAGGCGCTGGAAGGAAGCACGCTGGGGCTGCGCGGGCCTTTCGGCGCCGGCTTTCCGCTCGCGGAAATGGAGGGGCACCCGGTGCTCCTCTTGGCGGGAGGGCTCGGCATCGCGCCGCTGCGCTCCCTGCTGCTGCACCTGTTGCGCAACGGCGAACGCTTCGGGGAGATCACGCTGATGTACGGCGCGAAAAAGCCCCAGCTGATGCTCTTTCGCGAAGAACTGGCGGAACTCGCCGCGCGCGGTGGGCTGCGGCTCTACCTGACGGTCGATTTCGCGCCCGAGGAGCCTTGGGGCGGCTTCTCCTGCGCCGTGGGGCTCCTCCCCGACCTCTTGAAGGGATTCAGCTTCGACGCCGCCAACAGCTACGCCGCCATATGCGGCCCCCCCGCCCTCTACCGCTGCCTGGGCGCCGACCTGGAAAGGGCCGGCGTCGCGCCGCAGCGGATCCTTTTGAGCCTGGAGCGCAGGATGCGCTGCGGCATCGGGCGCTGCTGCCATTGCGCGCTGGGGCAGAAACTTTGCTGCGTGGACGGCCCCGTCTTCCGGCTCAGCGAGCTGAAAGAGATACCGGAGGCGCTATGA
- a CDS encoding sulfurtransferase TusA family protein, producing the protein METIDLRGVSCPTNFVKAKLELEDIEAGTTVEFLLDDGEPVKNVPRSLKDEGHKLLGLKEVDGYYVLTLEKGED; encoded by the coding sequence ATGGAAACCATAGATTTACGCGGCGTCTCCTGCCCCACCAATTTCGTGAAGGCCAAACTGGAGCTGGAAGATATCGAAGCCGGGACCACGGTGGAATTTCTTCTGGACGACGGCGAACCGGTAAAGAACGTTCCCCGCAGCCTCAAGGACGAAGGGCACAAGCTCCTCGGACTCAAAGAGGTGGATGGCTACTACGTACTGACGCTGGAAAAAGGCGAAGACTGA
- a CDS encoding HesA/MoeB/ThiF family protein, with product MKLSEEQITRYSRHILLKEVGGKGQKKLLEGRVLIIGAGGLGSPIALYLAAAGVGTIGIADADEVDLSNLQRQVIHTTPDVGKAKVLSAKETMLAINPELTVNAYQTWVSAENIAGLIADYDFVIDGTDNFAAKFLINDACVLAGKPYSHGGILQFDGQTMTVKPGESPCYRCIFPEPPPKDVIPTCSRAGVIGVLPGVLGTLQATEAIKYLLGAGDLLTGRLLTYNALRMRFREIPVKKSAKCPICGDHPTITELKDELDAMTVCDLGH from the coding sequence GTGAAGCTCAGCGAAGAACAGATCACCCGCTATTCCCGGCACATCCTGTTGAAGGAAGTCGGCGGTAAGGGGCAGAAGAAGCTGCTTGAGGGGCGCGTTCTCATCATCGGGGCTGGCGGCCTCGGTTCCCCGATTGCCCTGTACCTGGCGGCAGCCGGTGTCGGCACCATCGGCATCGCGGACGCCGACGAGGTGGACCTCTCCAACCTGCAGCGCCAGGTCATCCACACCACCCCTGACGTGGGGAAGGCGAAGGTGCTCTCGGCCAAGGAAACGATGCTGGCGATCAACCCCGAGCTCACCGTGAACGCCTACCAGACCTGGGTTTCCGCCGAGAACATCGCCGGCCTCATCGCCGACTACGACTTCGTCATCGACGGCACCGACAACTTCGCGGCCAAGTTCCTCATCAACGACGCCTGCGTCCTCGCCGGCAAGCCCTACTCCCACGGCGGGATACTGCAGTTCGACGGGCAGACCATGACGGTCAAGCCGGGGGAATCCCCCTGCTACCGCTGCATCTTCCCGGAGCCTCCCCCGAAGGACGTGATCCCGACCTGCTCGCGGGCAGGGGTCATCGGCGTCCTCCCCGGCGTGCTCGGCACGCTTCAGGCCACCGAGGCGATCAAGTACCTGCTGGGAGCCGGCGATCTTTTGACCGGGCGCCTGCTTACCTACAACGCTCTCAGGATGCGCTTCAGGGAAATCCCGGTGAAGAAGAGCGCCAAGTGCCCGATCTGCGGCGACCACCCCACCATCACCGAGCTGAAGGACGAGCTTGACGCCATGACCGTCTGCGACCTGGGACACTGA